The Odocoileus virginianus isolate 20LAN1187 ecotype Illinois chromosome 3, Ovbor_1.2, whole genome shotgun sequence genome includes a window with the following:
- the MEF2B gene encoding myocyte-specific enhancer factor 2B isoform X3 has product MQICVAPNQLPGAGPPALKAPVAARLSARVLSRCRPVSAGGSRWSRCVSRRAEKKDTPPSLGHGEEKNSDLTYSGPKESAVQVTFTKRKFGLMKKAYELSVLCDCEIALIIFNSSNRLFQYASTDMDRVLLKYTEYSEPHESRTNTDILETLKRRGVGLDGPELEPDEGLEGPGEKLRRLAGDGGDPALPRPRLYPAAPTMPSPDIVYGALPPPACEPTGLGEALPAQSRPSPFRPAAPKAGPPGLAHPLFSPSHLASKTPPPLYLAADGRRPDLPGGLAGTRGGLSSSRGLYGGLQSPCSAAAPGPPLGSFPFLPAGPPEYGLGDPPPPPGLLQPPTLAPWQPSRADGPPATPTQPSGGRSLGEDGPPARGASSPTPPVSIKSERLSPAPGPPSDFPKTFPYPLLLARPLAEPLRPGPPLRRLPTADGWPR; this is encoded by the exons ATGCAAATTTGCGTCGCGCCCAATCAGctcccgggggcggggccgcccGCTCTGAAGGCACCTGTGGCAGCCCGGCTCTCGGCCCGAGTTCTGAGCCGCTGCCGTCCGGTCAGTGCGGGAGGGTCCAGGTGGAGCAGGTGCGTCTCGCGTCGGGCCGAG AAAAAGGACACTCCACCCAGCCTGGGAcatggggaggaaaaaaattcaGATCTCACGTATTCTGGACCAAAGGAATCGGCAG TCCAGGTAACATTTACCAAGCGGAAGTTCGGGCTGATGAAGAAGGCCTATGAGCTGAGCGTGCTCTGTGACTGTGAGATCGCCCTCATCATCTTCAACAGCTCCAATCGCCTCTTCCAGTATGCCAGCACAGACATGGACCGGGTGCTTCTGAAGTACACTGAGTATAGCGAGCCGCACGAGAGCCGCACCAACACCGACATCCTCGAG ACACTGAAGCGGAGGGGTGTGGGCCTTGACGGACCCGAGCTGGAGCCAGACGAGGGGCTTGAGGGGCCAGGAGAGAAGCTGCGTAGGCTGGCAGGTGACGGCGGTGACCCAGCCCTGCCCCGGCCCCGGCTCTAT CCCGCAGCCCCCACTATGCCCAGCCCGGATATAGTATATGGGGCGCTGCCCCCACCGGCCTGCGAACCCACTGGACTTGGGGAGGCCCTGCCTGCCCAGAGCCGCCCATCCCCTTTCCGGCCAGCAGCCCCCAAAGCTGGACCCCCAG GCCTGGCGCACCCTCTCTTCTCGCCGAGCCATCTCGCCAGCAAGACACCACCCCCCCTGTACCTGGCAGCAGACGGGCGGAGGCCAGACCTGCCTGGCGGCCTGGCGGGGACCCGAGGGGGACTGAGCAGCTCG AGAGGCCTCTACGGTGGCCTGCAGAGTCCCTGCTCCGCCGCCGCCCCCGGACCCCCGCTCGGGagcttccccttcctccctgcagGCCCCCCAG AATATGGCCTGGGGGATCCGCCTCCACCCCCAGGCTTGCTGcagccccccaccctggccccctgGCAGCCCTCCAGGGCTGATGGGCCCCCGGCAACCCCCACGCAGCCTAG tGGGGGCCGCAGCTTAGGCGAAGATGGGCCCCCGGCCCGCGGCGCCTCCTCACCCACCCCTCCAGTCAGCATCAAATCCGAGCGCCTCTCCCCGGCCCCCGGTCCCCCCAGCGACTTTCCAAAGACCTTCCCCTACCCTTTGCTCCTGGCCCGGCCCCTGGCAGAGCCCCTGCGACCTGGACCCCCTCTGCGCCGGCTCCCCACTGCCGACGGCTGGCCCCGGTAG
- the MEF2B gene encoding myocyte-specific enhancer factor 2B isoform X2: MPTPLPMCSGPHPALPLRPSCMLPPLKCPLGFLLALLPFPGLMGSPLPLCWADATSPRLSSWTLVGGGRGACAQKRPSPTSASPNLSLLPRALHIQLAPPPPPSSSDHHHANIWRTGRQKKDTPPSLGHGEEKNSDLTYSGPKESAVQVTFTKRKFGLMKKAYELSVLCDCEIALIIFNSSNRLFQYASTDMDRVLLKYTEYSEPHESRTNTDILETLKRRGVGLDGPELEPDEGLEGPGEKLRRLAGDGGDPALPRPRLYPAAPTMPSPDIVYGALPPPACEPTGLGEALPAQSRPSPFRPAAPKAGPPGLAHPLFSPSHLASKTPPPLYLAADGRRPDLPGGLAGTRGGLSSSRGLYGGLQSPCSAAAPGPPLGSFPFLPAGPPEYGLGDPPPPPGLLQPPTLAPWQPSRADGPPATPTQPSGGRSLGEDGPPARGASSPTPPVSIKSERLSPAPGPPSDFPKTFPYPLLLARPLAEPLRPGPPLRRLPTADGWPR, from the exons ATGCCCACTCCCCTGCCCATGTGCTCAGGCCCCCATCCAGCCCTCCCACTGAGGCCCAGCTGCATGCTTCCTCCGTTGAAGTGCCCTCTTGGATTTCTTCTggctcttcttccctttcctgggTTGATGGGTTCACCTCTGCCACTCTGCTGGGCAGATGCAACAAGCCCTAGGCTTTCTAGCTGGaccttggtggggggggggcggggggcttgTGCCCAGAAGAGGCCTTCCCCAACCTCAGCCTCTCCTAACCTCAGCCTCCTGCCTCGTGCCCTGCACATTCAGCTCgcaccaccacctccccccagCAGTTCCGATCACCATCACGCCAACATCTGGAGAACTGGCCGCCAG AAAAAGGACACTCCACCCAGCCTGGGAcatggggaggaaaaaaattcaGATCTCACGTATTCTGGACCAAAGGAATCGGCAG TCCAGGTAACATTTACCAAGCGGAAGTTCGGGCTGATGAAGAAGGCCTATGAGCTGAGCGTGCTCTGTGACTGTGAGATCGCCCTCATCATCTTCAACAGCTCCAATCGCCTCTTCCAGTATGCCAGCACAGACATGGACCGGGTGCTTCTGAAGTACACTGAGTATAGCGAGCCGCACGAGAGCCGCACCAACACCGACATCCTCGAG ACACTGAAGCGGAGGGGTGTGGGCCTTGACGGACCCGAGCTGGAGCCAGACGAGGGGCTTGAGGGGCCAGGAGAGAAGCTGCGTAGGCTGGCAGGTGACGGCGGTGACCCAGCCCTGCCCCGGCCCCGGCTCTAT CCCGCAGCCCCCACTATGCCCAGCCCGGATATAGTATATGGGGCGCTGCCCCCACCGGCCTGCGAACCCACTGGACTTGGGGAGGCCCTGCCTGCCCAGAGCCGCCCATCCCCTTTCCGGCCAGCAGCCCCCAAAGCTGGACCCCCAG GCCTGGCGCACCCTCTCTTCTCGCCGAGCCATCTCGCCAGCAAGACACCACCCCCCCTGTACCTGGCAGCAGACGGGCGGAGGCCAGACCTGCCTGGCGGCCTGGCGGGGACCCGAGGGGGACTGAGCAGCTCG AGAGGCCTCTACGGTGGCCTGCAGAGTCCCTGCTCCGCCGCCGCCCCCGGACCCCCGCTCGGGagcttccccttcctccctgcagGCCCCCCAG AATATGGCCTGGGGGATCCGCCTCCACCCCCAGGCTTGCTGcagccccccaccctggccccctgGCAGCCCTCCAGGGCTGATGGGCCCCCGGCAACCCCCACGCAGCCTAG tGGGGGCCGCAGCTTAGGCGAAGATGGGCCCCCGGCCCGCGGCGCCTCCTCACCCACCCCTCCAGTCAGCATCAAATCCGAGCGCCTCTCCCCGGCCCCCGGTCCCCCCAGCGACTTTCCAAAGACCTTCCCCTACCCTTTGCTCCTGGCCCGGCCCCTGGCAGAGCCCCTGCGACCTGGACCCCCTCTGCGCCGGCTCCCCACTGCCGACGGCTGGCCCCGGTAG
- the MEF2B gene encoding myocyte-specific enhancer factor 2B isoform X1 — MGRKKIQISRILDQRNRQVTFTKRKFGLMKKAYELSVLCDCEIALIIFNSSNRLFQYASTDMDRVLLKYTEYSEPHESRTNTDILETLKRRGVGLDGPELEPDEGLEGPGEKLRRLAGDGGDPALPRPRLYPAAPTMPSPDIVYGALPPPACEPTGLGEALPAQSRPSPFRPAAPKAGPPGLAHPLFSPSHLASKTPPPLYLAADGRRPDLPGGLAGTRGGLSSSRGLYGGLQSPCSAAAPGPPLGSFPFLPAGPPEYGLGDPPPPPGLLQPPTLAPWQPSRADGPPATPTQPSGGRSLGEDGPPARGASSPTPPVSIKSERLSPAPGPPSDFPKTFPYPLLLARPLAEPLRPGPPLRRLPTADGWPR; from the exons atggggaggaaaaaaattcaGATCTCACGTATTCTGGACCAAAGGAATCGGCAG GTAACATTTACCAAGCGGAAGTTCGGGCTGATGAAGAAGGCCTATGAGCTGAGCGTGCTCTGTGACTGTGAGATCGCCCTCATCATCTTCAACAGCTCCAATCGCCTCTTCCAGTATGCCAGCACAGACATGGACCGGGTGCTTCTGAAGTACACTGAGTATAGCGAGCCGCACGAGAGCCGCACCAACACCGACATCCTCGAG ACACTGAAGCGGAGGGGTGTGGGCCTTGACGGACCCGAGCTGGAGCCAGACGAGGGGCTTGAGGGGCCAGGAGAGAAGCTGCGTAGGCTGGCAGGTGACGGCGGTGACCCAGCCCTGCCCCGGCCCCGGCTCTAT CCCGCAGCCCCCACTATGCCCAGCCCGGATATAGTATATGGGGCGCTGCCCCCACCGGCCTGCGAACCCACTGGACTTGGGGAGGCCCTGCCTGCCCAGAGCCGCCCATCCCCTTTCCGGCCAGCAGCCCCCAAAGCTGGACCCCCAG GCCTGGCGCACCCTCTCTTCTCGCCGAGCCATCTCGCCAGCAAGACACCACCCCCCCTGTACCTGGCAGCAGACGGGCGGAGGCCAGACCTGCCTGGCGGCCTGGCGGGGACCCGAGGGGGACTGAGCAGCTCG AGAGGCCTCTACGGTGGCCTGCAGAGTCCCTGCTCCGCCGCCGCCCCCGGACCCCCGCTCGGGagcttccccttcctccctgcagGCCCCCCAG AATATGGCCTGGGGGATCCGCCTCCACCCCCAGGCTTGCTGcagccccccaccctggccccctgGCAGCCCTCCAGGGCTGATGGGCCCCCGGCAACCCCCACGCAGCCTAG tGGGGGCCGCAGCTTAGGCGAAGATGGGCCCCCGGCCCGCGGCGCCTCCTCACCCACCCCTCCAGTCAGCATCAAATCCGAGCGCCTCTCCCCGGCCCCCGGTCCCCCCAGCGACTTTCCAAAGACCTTCCCCTACCCTTTGCTCCTGGCCCGGCCCCTGGCAGAGCCCCTGCGACCTGGACCCCCTCTGCGCCGGCTCCCCACTGCCGACGGCTGGCCCCGGTAG